A segment of the Bacteroidota bacterium genome:
GATTCCGTATCGTTTCCGGCTATGGGTAGCTGTGCCCCCCTGCCACGGGTCTGTAGCCGGTCTGGCCGCACGCCCTGTGTCAGCAGCCACTGGCGCACAGCCTCGGCCCGCTGCTCGCTCAGCTGCTGGTTGTAGGCTGGGTTGCCTACTGCATCGGTGTGGCCCTCTATTAGTAGCCGGATGTGTGGGTAGGCTGCCAGCAGGCGCAGCAGCAGGTGCAGCTCGGTCTGGCTTTCGGGCCGCAGGCTGGCTTTGTCGAAATCAAAAAACAGGTTGTGCAGGGTAAATGAGGCCCCGGTAGCCACCGGCTGTAGCTGTATGGTCAGCGTATCGGAGCGGCCATAGGCTG
Coding sequences within it:
- a CDS encoding OmpA family protein, which codes for MGNFLTAIPTGKKYAVLTEAEGYLPHSLHYEPDTAYGRSDTLTIQLQPVATGASFTLHNLFFDFDKASLRPESQTELHLLLRLLAAYPHIRLLIEGHTDAVGNPAYNQQLSEQRAEAVRQWLLTQGVRPDRLQTRGRGAQLPIAGNDTESERQQNRRVVFYLQSW